From Gordonia crocea, the proteins below share one genomic window:
- a CDS encoding TetR/AcrR family transcriptional regulator, protein MSPAARREQFIALGRDLVKKVAIDNVSIEAVAQAAGVSRALVFHYFSSKQDFHVALAQAQADELLAVTAPDDSLGEAVDVLRSSMSGFLDFISEHRHAYTTFLRGTGSGDPQMRRVADDTRTVIADRILDRTQVFGIDRTPAVELAVRGWIAFVEETALTWLDGSEMPRDEVLDLIVESLFAIGSVVSAQPVDPVAPVPRLRWDGAPNR, encoded by the coding sequence ATGAGTCCGGCGGCGCGCCGGGAGCAGTTCATCGCACTCGGGCGCGACCTGGTCAAGAAGGTGGCCATCGACAACGTCTCGATCGAGGCGGTTGCGCAGGCCGCGGGGGTGTCCCGCGCGCTGGTGTTCCACTACTTCTCGTCGAAGCAGGACTTCCACGTCGCGCTCGCCCAGGCCCAGGCCGACGAACTGCTCGCGGTCACCGCGCCCGATGATTCGTTGGGCGAGGCCGTCGACGTGCTCCGCTCCTCGATGAGCGGCTTCCTCGACTTCATCAGCGAGCATCGGCACGCCTACACGACGTTCCTGCGCGGAACCGGTTCGGGCGATCCGCAGATGCGCCGCGTCGCCGACGACACGCGCACGGTGATCGCCGACCGAATCCTCGACCGCACCCAGGTTTTCGGGATCGACCGCACGCCGGCCGTCGAGCTGGCCGTCCGCGGCTGGATCGCCTTCGTCGAGGAAACCGCATTGACCTGGCTCGACGGGTCCGAGATGCCCCGCGACGAGGTGCTCGACCTGATCGTGGAGTCGTTGTTCGCCATCGGCTCGGTGGTCTCGGCGCAGCCGGTCGACCCAGTGGCCCCGGTGCCGCGGTTGCGCTGGGACGGTGCCCCGAACCGCTAG
- a CDS encoding MFS transporter: MVYHHDGIAPTAPTGEAHIRGAAPKSWRGYIIAASIAGGLLLGAVVCLALGFMGGFWNLGLFGVIIGIGVAIAALPQLAIVGRIFVTAGPQGLHTLVFDLPWADVSAYEFVDQNSTYNTINAAKTKADQVRRRSIVITRKATDQNGRPIQWGYTLPVNHTTNYDEFHAAVRAYAPQVRVGSALGAGAYQQDPGVTAQLRALLAQYGYLDISRGRGKTALQISPTGMAVGENSLPWNAITALAAVTDVHTTSYNGVKSTERTPRLVVITNHIDPKTGEPVVLRPAYPTHYQPTIEQIVPLIVEFAPHVTFGDRRTG; the protein is encoded by the coding sequence ATGGTCTACCACCACGACGGAATCGCTCCGACGGCCCCGACGGGCGAAGCCCATATCCGGGGGGCCGCCCCCAAGAGCTGGCGGGGATACATCATCGCCGCTTCGATCGCGGGCGGTCTCCTCCTGGGGGCGGTGGTGTGTTTGGCGCTCGGTTTCATGGGCGGATTCTGGAACCTGGGCCTCTTCGGTGTGATCATCGGAATCGGCGTTGCGATCGCGGCGTTGCCGCAACTCGCGATCGTCGGGCGCATCTTCGTCACCGCCGGTCCGCAGGGCCTGCACACGCTGGTGTTCGACCTCCCCTGGGCCGACGTCAGCGCCTATGAGTTCGTCGATCAAAACTCGACTTACAACACGATCAACGCGGCGAAAACGAAGGCGGACCAGGTGCGCCGGCGCTCGATCGTGATCACCCGGAAGGCCACCGACCAGAACGGCCGACCGATCCAGTGGGGCTACACCCTGCCGGTCAACCACACGACGAACTATGACGAGTTCCATGCGGCTGTCCGCGCGTATGCGCCACAGGTGCGGGTTGGATCGGCGCTGGGGGCCGGCGCCTATCAGCAGGACCCGGGGGTGACGGCCCAGCTGCGGGCCCTCCTCGCCCAGTACGGTTACCTCGACATCAGCCGGGGCAGGGGCAAGACGGCGCTGCAAATCAGCCCGACGGGCATGGCGGTCGGCGAGAACTCCCTGCCGTGGAACGCGATCACCGCGTTGGCCGCCGTCACCGACGTGCACACCACGTCCTACAACGGCGTCAAGTCCACCGAGCGCACGCCGCGCCTCGTCGTGATCACCAATCACATCGACCCGAAGACCGGCGAACCGGTCGTCCTGCGCCCGGCCTATCCCACCCACTACCAGCCGACGATCGAACAGATCGTCCCGCTCATCGTGGAATTCGCGCCGCACGTCACCTTCGGCGACCGCCGGACCGGCTAG
- a CDS encoding multifunctional oxoglutarate decarboxylase/oxoglutarate dehydrogenase thiamine pyrophosphate-binding subunit/dihydrolipoyllysine-residue succinyltransferase subunit: protein MYQQYKKDPNSVDPSWREVLKDYQPTQNGAAGNGASPAPATPSAAAPATPAQPAAAQPKAVTLDEEPAKPEPAPKPATEAPATKAASGVATTGRDGSNRSSAPAPAPTSPAAKTDDAAPTETSKVLRGAAAAVARNMNASLTLPTATSVRAVPVKAMIDNRIVINNHLARTRGGKISFTHILGYALVQAIKSFPNMNNHFAEIDGKPNVVSPAHTNLGLAIDLPGKDGSRSLVVAAIKECEDKNFYQFWAAYEEIIRRAREGALTADDFSGVTMSLTNPGTIGTVHSVPRLMPGQGAIIGAGAMEYPAEFQGASDEQIAELGVGKLMTLTSTYDHRIIQGAESGDFLRKVHHLLLDDEFWDSIFTALHIPYEPIRWRQDVPPGLVDKSTRVLELIAAYRSRGHLMADIDPLMMDSDARRAHPDLRIETYGLTLWDLDRTFRVGGFHGKERMKLRDVLSILRDAYCRHVGVEYTHILEPEQQRWLQDRVEIKHVKPSVAEQKYIVSKLNAAEAFETFLATKYVGQKRFSLEGAESVIPMMDAVIDQSAEHELTEVVIGMPHRGRLNVLANIVGKPYSKIFTEFEGNQDPSQAHGSGDVKYHLGSEGKYYQMFGDNEITVSLTANPSHLEAVDPVLEGLVRAKQDLLGDTAGDFPVLPLMLHGDAAFAGQGVVAETLNMALLPGYGVGGTVHIVVNNQVGFTTAPEYSRSTEYCTDVAKMIGAPIFHVNGDDPEACVWAAKLAVDYRETYHKDVVIDLVCYRRRGHNEGDDPSMTQPAMYEVIDTMRGVRKSYTEALIGRGDISTKEAEDALRDYQGQLERVFNEVKELDRYTAEPSPSVEAEQTLPSKLVTAVSEQTLARIGDAFMTLPDGFNAHPRVLPVLKRRQSSARDGGIDWAFAELLAFGSLVLEGRTVRLSGQDSRRGTFTQRHSVLIDRENGSEYTPLNHIPGEDEDHAGRFLVYDSPLSEYAVLGFEYGYSVGDPDALVLWEAQFGDFVNGAQSIVDEFISSGEAKWGQTSGVVMLLPHGHEGQGPDHTSGRIERFLQLCAEGSMTVALPSTPASYFHLLRRHTLDGIERPLVVFTPKSMLRNKAAVSPVSDFTDSKFLSVLDDPAFASGGADRSKVRRVILVSGKLYYELAARRDKENRDDVAIVRIEQLYPVPHRRMRMTLEQYPNAEDFVWVQEEPANQGPWPFLGLWLPEVLPDILAGLRRVSRRAMSAPSSGSSKVHAVEQQEILDSAFGPKSETPLTS from the coding sequence CGCCTCCGGTGTCGCGACCACCGGGCGCGACGGTTCCAACCGCTCCTCGGCTCCGGCCCCGGCTCCCACCTCCCCGGCGGCCAAGACCGACGACGCCGCGCCGACGGAGACGTCGAAGGTGCTGCGCGGCGCCGCGGCCGCCGTGGCCCGCAACATGAACGCGTCCCTGACCCTGCCGACCGCCACCAGCGTGCGCGCGGTGCCGGTCAAGGCGATGATCGACAACCGGATCGTCATCAACAACCACCTGGCGCGCACGCGCGGCGGGAAGATCTCGTTCACCCACATCCTCGGGTACGCACTGGTCCAGGCGATCAAGTCGTTCCCCAACATGAACAACCACTTCGCCGAGATCGACGGCAAGCCCAACGTCGTCTCGCCCGCGCACACCAACCTCGGCCTGGCGATCGACCTGCCGGGCAAGGACGGCAGCCGCTCGCTCGTCGTCGCCGCCATCAAGGAGTGCGAGGACAAGAACTTCTACCAGTTCTGGGCCGCCTACGAGGAGATCATCCGCCGGGCCCGCGAGGGTGCCTTGACCGCCGACGACTTCTCCGGCGTCACGATGTCGCTGACCAACCCGGGCACCATCGGCACCGTTCACTCGGTACCGCGGCTCATGCCCGGCCAGGGCGCGATCATCGGCGCCGGTGCGATGGAGTACCCGGCCGAGTTCCAGGGTGCCTCCGACGAGCAGATCGCCGAGCTGGGCGTCGGCAAGCTGATGACGCTGACGTCGACCTATGACCACCGCATCATCCAGGGTGCGGAATCCGGCGACTTCCTGCGCAAGGTGCACCACCTGCTCCTCGACGACGAGTTCTGGGACTCGATCTTCACTGCGCTGCACATCCCCTACGAGCCGATCCGGTGGCGCCAGGACGTGCCGCCGGGCCTGGTCGACAAGTCGACCCGCGTCCTGGAGTTGATCGCGGCCTACCGCAGCCGCGGCCACCTCATGGCCGACATCGACCCGCTCATGATGGACAGCGACGCCCGTCGCGCCCACCCCGACCTGCGCATCGAAACCTACGGGTTGACCCTGTGGGACCTCGACCGGACGTTCCGGGTCGGCGGCTTCCACGGCAAGGAGCGCATGAAGCTGCGCGACGTGCTGTCCATCCTGCGCGACGCGTACTGCCGCCACGTCGGCGTCGAGTACACGCACATCCTCGAGCCCGAACAGCAGCGCTGGCTGCAGGACCGGGTCGAGATCAAGCACGTCAAGCCGTCGGTGGCCGAGCAGAAGTACATCGTCTCCAAGCTGAACGCGGCCGAGGCCTTCGAAACCTTCCTCGCGACGAAGTACGTCGGGCAGAAGCGCTTCTCCCTCGAAGGTGCCGAGTCGGTGATCCCGATGATGGACGCGGTCATCGACCAGAGCGCCGAGCACGAGCTGACCGAGGTTGTCATCGGGATGCCGCACCGCGGCCGCCTCAACGTGCTCGCCAACATCGTCGGCAAGCCCTACTCCAAGATCTTCACCGAGTTCGAGGGCAATCAGGACCCGTCGCAGGCGCACGGCTCCGGTGACGTCAAGTACCACCTCGGCTCGGAGGGCAAGTACTACCAAATGTTCGGCGACAACGAGATCACCGTCTCGCTGACCGCCAACCCGAGCCACCTCGAGGCCGTCGACCCGGTCCTGGAGGGCCTGGTCCGCGCCAAGCAGGACCTCCTCGGCGACACCGCCGGCGACTTCCCGGTGCTCCCGCTGATGCTGCACGGCGACGCCGCATTCGCCGGCCAGGGCGTGGTCGCCGAGACGCTCAACATGGCGCTGCTGCCCGGCTACGGCGTCGGCGGCACCGTCCACATCGTGGTGAACAACCAGGTCGGCTTCACCACCGCGCCGGAATACTCGCGGTCCACCGAGTACTGCACCGACGTCGCGAAGATGATCGGCGCGCCGATCTTCCACGTCAACGGCGATGATCCGGAGGCCTGCGTGTGGGCCGCCAAGCTCGCCGTCGACTACCGCGAGACCTATCACAAGGACGTGGTGATCGACCTCGTCTGCTACCGCCGCCGCGGACACAACGAGGGCGACGACCCGTCGATGACGCAGCCGGCGATGTACGAGGTCATCGACACGATGCGCGGCGTCCGCAAGTCCTACACCGAAGCGCTGATCGGCCGTGGCGACATCTCCACCAAGGAGGCCGAGGACGCCCTGCGCGATTACCAGGGCCAGTTGGAGCGCGTCTTCAACGAGGTGAAGGAGCTCGACCGCTACACCGCGGAGCCCAGCCCGTCGGTGGAGGCGGAGCAGACGCTGCCGTCGAAGCTGGTCACCGCGGTGTCCGAGCAGACCCTGGCCCGCATCGGCGACGCCTTCATGACCCTGCCCGACGGCTTCAACGCGCACCCGCGCGTCTTGCCGGTGCTCAAGCGCCGCCAGTCCAGCGCCCGTGATGGCGGTATCGACTGGGCCTTTGCCGAGCTGCTGGCCTTCGGCTCCCTCGTGCTGGAGGGGCGCACCGTCCGGTTGTCCGGTCAGGACTCCCGCCGCGGCACGTTCACCCAGCGCCACTCGGTGCTCATCGACCGGGAGAACGGTTCGGAGTACACGCCGCTCAACCACATCCCCGGTGAGGACGAGGACCACGCCGGCCGATTCCTGGTCTACGACTCGCCGCTCTCGGAGTATGCGGTCCTCGGCTTCGAGTACGGCTACTCGGTCGGAGACCCCGACGCGCTGGTGCTGTGGGAGGCACAGTTCGGCGACTTCGTCAACGGCGCCCAGTCCATCGTCGACGAGTTCATCAGCTCCGGCGAGGCGAAGTGGGGCCAGACCTCCGGCGTGGTCATGCTGCTCCCGCACGGCCACGAGGGCCAGGGCCCCGACCACACCTCGGGGCGCATCGAACGCTTCCTGCAGTTGTGTGCCGAGGGATCGATGACGGTGGCACTGCCGTCGACGCCGGCGAGCTACTTCCACCTGCTGCGCCGCCACACCCTCGACGGCATCGAGCGCCCGCTGGTGGTGTTCACGCCGAAGTCGATGCTGCGCAACAAGGCCGCGGTGAGCCCGGTCTCCGATTTCACCGATTCGAAGTTCCTCTCGGTCCTCGACGACCCGGCCTTCGCGTCGGGCGGTGCCGACCGGTCGAAGGTGCGCCGGGTGATCCTGGTCAGCGGCAAGCTCTACTACGAGTTGGCCGCCCGACGCGACAAGGAGAACCGCGACGACGTCGCGATCGTCCGCATCGAGCAGCTCTACCCGGTCCCGCACCGGCGGATGCGGATGACCTTGGAGCAGTACCCCAATGCCGAGGACTTCGTGTGGGTCCAGGAGGAGCCGGCGAACCAGGGTCCGTGGCCGTTCCTGGGCCTGTGGCTCCCCGAGGTGCTGCCGGACATCCTCGCCGGCCTGCGCCGGGTGTCGCGACGGGCCATGTCGGCGCCGTCGTCGGGCTCGAGCAAGGTCCACGCCGTGGAGCAGCAGGAGATCCTCGACTCGGCCTTCGGCCCGAAGTCCGAGACCCCCCTCACGTCGTAG